A genome region from Natranaeroarchaeum sulfidigenes includes the following:
- a CDS encoding DUF402 domain-containing protein has product MTRVRIRGIYTTGLTRRLLDAGHEVVQASPPIRERFDVPLDAAPRDVWITDTDDRQGIGVSGPIDAVATVLDDLRPARDTFIWADPAPAGAVFDAYVTDALGSGAVVALDEPATPRLDSVPFHGINAEGFLPYDDADGYVDDGDQVRVQVHEAAPPWADRRPQVSTAIEIGGGLVSLARDRSDVRADVRGERGTELVRTTEMLPVDPPDGWGIRWERAAADAEISTLGDALDRTADRAKRLEDTLVDAPDTPEADTRIAAPNATAWCWFGRESRSELDVIRRDVTTTMSGHHRIKAGDRSASDAVDFVEAVCEPTGEFPFTAVADQFGPREGDRIGLGHGKPDGRLIQLGRGEVTAIDGDRVTLRRKMRSPGTYDALGTERVRGDVAITKLVEGRWWYPTIYRGEDGERKGTYVNICTPVELFPESARYVDLHVDVIKRPDGSVERVDEDELAAAVEAGHVTEALADKARSVAAAVENAL; this is encoded by the coding sequence ATGACGCGGGTTCGGATCCGGGGAATCTACACGACTGGGCTTACGCGGCGACTACTCGACGCGGGACACGAGGTCGTGCAGGCGTCACCGCCGATTCGCGAGCGCTTCGACGTCCCCCTCGACGCGGCCCCGCGGGACGTGTGGATCACGGATACCGACGACCGGCAGGGGATCGGTGTGTCGGGGCCCATCGACGCGGTCGCGACCGTCCTCGACGATCTGCGGCCCGCCCGCGACACGTTCATCTGGGCCGACCCAGCACCCGCTGGCGCGGTTTTTGACGCCTACGTCACTGACGCGCTCGGCAGCGGCGCGGTCGTCGCGCTCGACGAGCCAGCCACCCCCCGACTCGATAGCGTTCCGTTCCACGGTATCAACGCCGAGGGATTTCTCCCATACGACGACGCAGATGGCTACGTCGACGACGGTGATCAGGTTCGCGTACAGGTCCACGAGGCTGCTCCACCGTGGGCCGACCGCCGCCCGCAGGTGAGCACAGCCATCGAGATCGGCGGCGGCCTCGTCTCGCTTGCACGCGACCGCAGCGACGTCCGGGCGGACGTACGCGGCGAGCGCGGCACCGAACTCGTCCGTACCACGGAGATGCTACCGGTCGATCCGCCCGATGGGTGGGGGATCCGCTGGGAGCGCGCCGCCGCTGACGCCGAGATCAGCACGCTCGGCGACGCGCTCGACCGGACCGCCGACCGTGCAAAGCGGCTGGAGGACACGCTCGTCGATGCTCCCGATACGCCGGAGGCCGACACCCGGATCGCGGCGCCGAACGCGACCGCGTGGTGCTGGTTCGGCCGGGAGTCACGCAGCGAACTCGACGTGATTCGCCGGGACGTCACGACGACCATGTCCGGACATCACCGGATCAAGGCGGGCGACCGCTCAGCGAGCGACGCGGTCGATTTCGTCGAGGCCGTCTGCGAGCCGACTGGCGAGTTTCCCTTCACCGCGGTCGCCGACCAGTTCGGTCCACGGGAGGGCGATCGGATCGGTCTCGGTCACGGCAAGCCCGACGGCAGACTCATCCAGCTCGGCCGCGGCGAGGTCACCGCGATCGACGGCGACCGGGTGACCCTCCGCCGGAAGATGCGGAGTCCGGGAACCTACGACGCGCTCGGGACCGAGCGAGTGCGCGGCGATGTCGCCATCACGAAACTCGTCGAGGGACGGTGGTGGTACCCCACGATCTACCGCGGCGAGGACGGCGAGCGAAAGGGAACGTACGTCAACATCTGCACGCCGGTCGAACTGTTTCCGGAGAGTGCACGATATGTCGACCTGCACGTCGACGTGATCAAACGCCCCGACGGATCGGTCGAGCGCGTCGACGAGGACGAACTCGCCGCCGCCGTGGAGGCTGGCCACGTCACCGAAGCGCTCGCTGACAAGGCTCGCAGCGTCGCCGCTGCCGTGGAGAACGCCCTGTAA
- a CDS encoding DUF7532 family protein — translation MHFNQRTQDALREAGLDVDDLKRTSEAVVDSTRQTADELESFFADADTVYSDMEMAHSTAEFPEHSVEYLDLTTHAAEMRGWLRFDTWGAYVEDGRILDDGLVELTLGPTVHDRVRFARSRERL, via the coding sequence ATGCATTTCAACCAGCGCACACAGGACGCACTGCGCGAGGCCGGTCTCGACGTTGACGACCTCAAGCGGACCTCCGAGGCGGTCGTCGACTCTACCCGCCAGACAGCCGACGAACTGGAGTCTTTCTTCGCCGACGCCGACACCGTCTACTCCGATATGGAGATGGCCCACAGCACCGCCGAGTTCCCCGAACACTCCGTGGAATACCTCGACCTGACGACCCACGCCGCCGAGATGCGCGGCTGGCTCCGCTTCGACACCTGGGGCGCGTACGTCGAGGACGGTCGGATCCTCGACGATGGTCTGGTCGAACTCACGCTCGGTCCGACGGTCCACGACCGCGTTCGCTTCGCTCGCTCGCGAGAGCGGCTATGA
- a CDS encoding HTH domain-containing protein has protein sequence MDNEQLRVEVYMRGFTPDATQRQQEAILDRLHGLQEAGIVDEVTVTHWSRKVCFRQGSRGGLPEEVALYRELQRAMDGTDQSVDRFFRVRRGAAGRTVMFLPVLCLVLREGDRLRGVYPCDDAETTHPVMECVRALENGRAVEDVPGVRPDPTPV, from the coding sequence ATGGACAACGAACAGCTTCGAGTCGAGGTGTATATGCGCGGGTTCACGCCGGACGCCACACAGCGCCAGCAGGAGGCGATACTGGATCGACTCCACGGGCTACAGGAGGCCGGGATCGTCGACGAGGTGACGGTCACCCACTGGAGCCGGAAAGTCTGCTTTCGACAGGGGAGTCGTGGGGGGCTCCCCGAAGAGGTGGCGCTGTACAGGGAGTTACAGCGTGCGATGGACGGGACCGACCAGTCCGTCGATCGATTCTTTCGAGTACGGCGAGGGGCCGCCGGTCGGACGGTGATGTTCCTGCCTGTACTCTGTCTCGTCCTCCGCGAGGGCGACCGGTTGCGCGGGGTGTACCCCTGTGATGACGCCGAAACGACCCACCCGGTCATGGAGTGTGTGCGGGCACTCGAAAACGGACGGGCGGTCGAGGACGTTCCGGGCGTCAGGCCCGATCCGACGCCGGTCTGA
- the argS gene encoding arginine--tRNA ligase, translating to MFLSIRDEVADALASALDTLDLPDDDLGIEEPPEDVDAVLASSVAYRLAGEVGAPPPKVAADIADEIDAEEYEYIAAVTTQGPYVNVLPSDRYFADTLDAAQSDEFGRLDDRETSVVVEHTSANPTGPVHVGRARNPIIGDALCRVLDYAGYDVDRHYYVNDAGRQIAVFTWAYERFDEADLPEPEREKPDYEFVRYYRKGNAYLDDAPEDETEAAEAEIEAIMQGLEAGDEATYERVSEVVDSVLSGMQETLGRLPAEFDEFVKETRFMRDGSTDDLVERLKQLDQAVYDEEAWQLELDGYGIEKNLVFLRSDGTSLYPTRDLAHHEWKFDNYDRAVTVIGEDHRLAFEQLDAALDLLGNDTDQLDQLFYSWVNLPGGEGMSTREGTGVDLDDLLDEAVDRAREEVEDRLDDRIRDDDLDENDVDRIARQVGIGAVRYDIVAKQPTKSITFEWERALDFEAQSAPYVQYVHARCCGIISEAAAEPATDVDPDLLETNAERDLLRTIARFPAVIEESADELHPHVVATYTRDIAERFNVFYRECQVLGEDVDPEVRDARLALVAAAKHAVANALDVLGVEAPESM from the coding sequence ATGTTCCTCTCTATCCGCGACGAAGTGGCCGACGCGCTGGCGAGCGCGCTCGACACACTCGACCTGCCCGACGACGATCTGGGTATCGAGGAGCCGCCCGAGGACGTCGACGCCGTACTGGCGTCGAGCGTCGCCTACCGGCTGGCGGGCGAGGTCGGCGCACCGCCACCGAAAGTGGCCGCCGACATCGCAGACGAGATCGACGCCGAGGAGTACGAGTATATCGCCGCCGTCACGACGCAGGGACCGTACGTCAACGTCCTGCCGAGTGATCGGTACTTTGCCGACACGCTCGACGCAGCCCAGTCCGACGAGTTCGGCCGTCTCGACGACCGCGAGACGAGCGTCGTGGTCGAACATACCAGTGCCAATCCGACCGGCCCGGTCCACGTCGGCCGGGCGCGTAACCCGATCATCGGTGATGCGCTCTGTCGCGTCCTCGATTATGCGGGCTACGACGTCGACCGGCACTACTACGTCAACGACGCTGGACGACAGATCGCCGTCTTCACGTGGGCCTACGAGCGCTTCGACGAGGCCGACCTGCCCGAACCGGAGCGTGAAAAGCCCGATTACGAGTTCGTCCGCTACTACCGCAAGGGCAACGCCTATCTCGACGACGCACCCGAAGACGAGACCGAGGCCGCCGAAGCCGAAATCGAGGCGATCATGCAGGGCCTGGAGGCGGGCGACGAGGCGACCTACGAGCGAGTAAGCGAGGTCGTCGACAGCGTCCTTTCGGGGATGCAGGAAACGCTCGGTCGCCTGCCAGCCGAGTTCGACGAGTTCGTCAAGGAAACGCGGTTCATGCGCGACGGCTCGACCGACGACCTCGTCGAGCGGCTCAAGCAACTCGATCAGGCGGTCTACGACGAGGAGGCCTGGCAGCTGGAGCTCGACGGGTACGGCATCGAGAAGAACCTCGTATTCCTCCGCTCGGACGGCACCAGCCTCTACCCCACGCGCGATCTGGCCCACCACGAGTGGAAGTTTGACAACTACGACCGCGCGGTTACCGTGATCGGCGAGGACCACCGCCTCGCCTTCGAGCAACTCGACGCCGCGCTCGATCTCCTGGGCAACGACACCGACCAGCTCGACCAGCTCTTTTACTCGTGGGTCAACCTCCCCGGCGGCGAGGGGATGAGCACCCGCGAGGGGACCGGGGTCGACCTCGACGACCTGCTCGACGAGGCGGTCGACCGCGCCCGCGAAGAGGTCGAAGACCGGCTGGACGACCGCATCCGCGACGACGATCTGGACGAAAACGATGTCGATCGGATCGCCCGTCAGGTCGGTATCGGTGCAGTGCGGTACGATATCGTCGCCAAGCAGCCGACCAAATCGATTACGTTCGAGTGGGAGCGCGCCCTCGATTTCGAGGCGCAATCCGCTCCCTACGTCCAGTACGTCCATGCGCGCTGTTGTGGTATCATCAGCGAGGCAGCTGCTGAACCGGCCACTGACGTCGATCCCGATCTGCTTGAGACCAATGCGGAGCGCGATCTCCTCCGGACGATCGCCCGTTTCCCGGCGGTAATCGAAGAATCCGCCGACGAACTCCACCCCCACGTGGTCGCAACGTACACCCGCGACATCGCCGAACGGTTCAACGTCTTCTACCGCGAGTGTCAGGTGCTCGGCGAGGACGTCGACCCCGAGGTGCGCGACGCCCGTCTCGCGCTGGTTGCCGCCGCAAAACACGCGGTCGCCAACGCACTGGACGTGCTCGGGGTCGAAGCGCCGGAATCGATGTAA
- the prf1 gene encoding peptide chain release factor aRF-1: MSQQEEDHSDRKKYEFRKVIEDLKEYEGSGTQLVTIYVPPDKQISDVVAHVTQEHSEAANIKSKQTRTNVQDALSSIKARLKYYDTYPPDNGLVLFSGAVNTSGGRSEMVTEALENPPQPIQSFRYHCDSDFLTEPLEHMLADKGLYGLIVLDRREANVGWLKGKRVEPVKSASSLVPGKQRKGGQSAQRFARLRLEAIDNFYQEVAEMANDLFVAKRHELDGVLVGGPSPTKDEFLDGDYLHHEIQDKVLGKFDVSYTDESGLHDLVDAGQEALADAELMEGKDLMDTFFKELHDGEKATYGFEQTRKNLIMGSVETLLISEDLRRDVITYECSAGHEEREVVDSRAATPDHTCTECGEEIDADEGEREDAIDHLIEIAEQRGTETKFVSTDFEKGDQLLNAFGGFAGILRYSTGV; the protein is encoded by the coding sequence ATGAGCCAGCAGGAAGAGGACCACTCCGACCGGAAAAAATACGAGTTCCGGAAGGTCATCGAGGACCTCAAAGAGTACGAGGGATCGGGGACCCAGCTCGTCACGATCTACGTGCCCCCGGACAAGCAGATCAGCGACGTCGTCGCCCACGTCACCCAGGAACACAGCGAGGCGGCCAACATCAAGTCAAAACAGACCAGAACGAACGTCCAGGACGCCCTCTCGAGCATCAAGGCGCGTCTGAAATACTACGACACCTATCCGCCTGACAATGGGCTCGTCCTGTTTTCGGGCGCGGTCAACACCAGCGGCGGACGCAGCGAAATGGTGACCGAGGCGCTGGAGAACCCGCCCCAGCCGATCCAGTCGTTCCGCTATCACTGCGACTCGGATTTCCTCACCGAGCCGTTAGAGCACATGCTGGCGGACAAAGGCCTCTACGGCCTCATCGTGCTCGACCGCCGCGAAGCCAACGTCGGGTGGCTGAAAGGCAAACGCGTCGAGCCGGTCAAGTCCGCCTCCTCGCTGGTCCCCGGCAAGCAGCGCAAAGGTGGCCAGTCCGCCCAGCGATTCGCCCGCCTGCGCCTCGAGGCGATCGACAACTTCTATCAGGAGGTCGCCGAGATGGCAAACGACCTGTTCGTCGCCAAACGCCACGAACTCGACGGCGTGCTCGTCGGCGGTCCATCGCCGACCAAAGACGAGTTCCTCGACGGCGACTATCTCCACCACGAGATTCAGGACAAAGTCCTCGGGAAGTTCGACGTCTCTTATACCGACGAGTCCGGCCTGCATGACCTCGTCGACGCAGGGCAAGAGGCGCTCGCCGACGCCGAGCTCATGGAGGGCAAAGATCTCATGGACACCTTTTTCAAGGAGCTTCACGACGGCGAGAAAGCGACCTACGGTTTCGAGCAGACCCGCAAGAACCTCATCATGGGATCGGTCGAGACGCTCCTGATCAGCGAGGACCTCCGGCGGGACGTCATTACCTACGAGTGCTCGGCGGGCCACGAGGAACGCGAGGTCGTCGACAGCCGGGCCGCGACGCCAGATCACACCTGCACGGAGTGTGGCGAAGAGATCGATGCCGACGAAGGCGAACGCGAGGACGCCATCGACCATCTCATCGAGATCGCAGAGCAACGCGGGACCGAAACGAAATTCGTCTCCACCGATTTCGAGAAGGGCGACCAGCTTCTCAACGCCTTCGGCGGATTCGCCGGAATCCTGCGGTACTCGACCGGCGTCTAA
- a CDS encoding DNA polymerase V family protein yields the protein MRRRTFIGTCGIASMAAIGGCLGDDDDEENGEAANGDENGDENGDENGDEDNGEEENGDENGDEENGDEDNGEEDDSPAIAEFTGTGPETTDSFELEDGFAALRIDPIENIGVDVVTMDGNVPRSAEWDIRNYQGFLPLSMGAGEYELDIDVDEDVEWSITVYNDPADGATALDLPTTVEGSEPEYTGPIDFEEGVTASVEYEGEGEFFLKLYALDGEYIEELHHEDGAFEEELEIDYEEWGWVLITASEEYEITFDASEE from the coding sequence ATGCGACGGAGAACGTTCATCGGCACGTGTGGTATCGCAAGTATGGCCGCCATCGGGGGCTGTCTCGGTGACGACGATGACGAGGAAAACGGCGAAGCAGCCAACGGCGACGAGAACGGTGATGAAAACGGCGACGAGAACGGAGACGAAGACAACGGCGAGGAAGAAAACGGTGATGAAAACGGCGACGAGGAGAACGGAGACGAAGACAACGGCGAGGAAGACGACTCGCCCGCGATAGCGGAGTTCACCGGAACCGGCCCGGAGACCACCGACAGCTTCGAGCTCGAAGACGGCTTTGCCGCGCTCCGGATCGATCCAATCGAGAATATCGGTGTCGACGTCGTCACGATGGACGGCAACGTGCCCCGTTCCGCCGAATGGGACATCCGGAACTACCAGGGATTCCTGCCGCTGAGTATGGGCGCTGGCGAGTACGAACTCGACATCGACGTCGACGAGGACGTCGAGTGGTCCATCACAGTGTACAACGACCCCGCCGACGGCGCAACGGCGCTCGACCTGCCGACGACAGTCGAGGGGTCAGAGCCCGAGTACACCGGCCCGATCGACTTCGAGGAGGGCGTGACAGCCTCGGTCGAGTACGAGGGTGAGGGCGAGTTCTTCCTCAAGCTGTACGCACTCGACGGCGAGTACATCGAAGAGCTTCACCACGAGGACGGAGCGTTCGAGGAGGAACTCGAGATCGACTACGAGGAGTGGGGCTGGGTCCTGATCACGGCCAGTGAGGAGTACGAGATCACGTTCGACGCCAGCGAGGAGTAG
- a CDS encoding tRNA (guanine(26)-N(2))-dimethyltransferase, with amino-acid sequence MEIREGAVEIEVPEQESEGVDDAVFFNPVQELNRDLTVATLRAYRDREPRASSYLDAMAASGIRGVRAAADGWEATLCDTDPDAVALCKRNLARNDLDGETAQRDVNALLHEELYDVVDIDPFGTPIPFADAAFANVRNLVCVTATDTAPLCGAHFHSGVRKYSAIPRNTEYHGEIGMRILLSALARTAARYDVGVTPLFSHATNHYVRTYLELDHRATDANETIEEIGHIHHCEDCLHREHEHGLIAHPPETCPACEGNRVLTAGPIWLGATSESAFVVRVGDHVTDDMGTAETARELTATIAAELDRPTHYDQHRLCRQWGVTAIGMDDFLDRLRAAGYGASRTHFGGTTFKTEASVAEIRAAALDDG; translated from the coding sequence ATGGAGATTCGGGAGGGTGCAGTCGAAATCGAGGTGCCCGAGCAGGAATCCGAGGGCGTCGACGACGCGGTCTTTTTCAACCCGGTCCAGGAGTTGAACCGGGATCTGACGGTCGCAACGCTCCGGGCCTACCGGGACCGGGAACCACGTGCGAGTTCGTATCTGGATGCGATGGCCGCAAGCGGGATCCGCGGGGTCCGCGCCGCGGCCGACGGCTGGGAGGCAACGCTCTGTGACACCGACCCCGACGCAGTTGCGCTCTGTAAGCGCAACCTCGCACGCAACGACCTCGACGGCGAGACGGCCCAGCGCGACGTCAACGCGCTGTTACACGAGGAGCTGTACGACGTCGTCGATATCGACCCGTTCGGGACGCCGATCCCCTTCGCCGACGCCGCCTTCGCCAACGTGCGGAATCTGGTCTGCGTGACCGCAACCGACACCGCACCGCTATGTGGTGCGCACTTCCACAGCGGCGTCCGGAAGTACTCTGCGATCCCGCGCAACACCGAGTACCATGGCGAGATCGGCATGCGGATCCTGCTGTCGGCGCTCGCCCGCACCGCGGCCCGGTACGACGTGGGCGTGACGCCGCTGTTTTCCCACGCGACGAACCACTACGTCCGGACCTACCTCGAACTCGACCACCGGGCGACCGACGCCAACGAAACGATCGAGGAGATCGGTCACATCCACCACTGTGAGGACTGTCTGCACCGCGAGCACGAACACGGCCTGATCGCGCACCCACCCGAGACGTGTCCCGCCTGTGAGGGCAACCGGGTCCTGACGGCGGGCCCGATCTGGCTCGGCGCGACGAGCGAGTCGGCGTTCGTCGTGCGCGTCGGCGACCACGTCACCGATGACATGGGAACCGCCGAGACGGCCCGCGAACTGACCGCAACGATCGCGGCCGAACTCGACCGACCCACCCACTACGATCAGCACCGCCTCTGCAGGCAGTGGGGCGTGACGGCGATCGGAATGGACGACTTCCTCGATCGACTTCGAGCGGCGGGCTACGGGGCCTCTCGCACCCATTTCGGCGGCACGACGTTCAAGACAGAGGCGAGCGTTGCGGAGATCCGGGCGGCGGCGCTCGACGACGGGTGA
- a CDS encoding YihY/virulence factor BrkB family protein, which translates to MGQLAPTLDRLRTIVETAQSAGITFLAAGVAYYAFVSLIPLTILTLAIGSVMGGEVFEGQIIEFVGEFLTPEAQETLVEALTAQAGRGGATVVGSLVLFWSALRLFRGLDRAFSQVYGTSYSSLVSELLTGAAVLASIVIGVAAVTIVGTAIGRLPLGPFGAEIATALLLVTLLVVFFPLYFVMPGMTIAPQEAVPGTVVAAIGWMLLGQGFQLYTAYAADFAAYGILGGVLLLLTWLYFGALIVMVGAVINAVMAEDVVEELVGPDKRQPDNREETATGQDRQLQRDGVRRDTQLEAMTDDEPTEDDEEDRGVGMAGPGPEEAGIDADSDEDVTTGTAPRSEVQRLNRELAELREQLDEFEDDIEDRTVDRDSVENDLKRYVRRRIRRGHARGWGPYLVLLYGTAMTIGAFVYLDGGWAILAMLVLWLSTLGLYVLMMLVTTTLNVLGIPGRLRNAIGDWRS; encoded by the coding sequence GTGGGACAGTTAGCACCTACACTCGACAGACTCCGAACGATCGTCGAGACCGCCCAGTCGGCCGGAATCACGTTTCTGGCTGCGGGCGTCGCCTACTACGCGTTCGTCTCGCTGATCCCGCTAACGATACTCACGCTGGCGATCGGCTCCGTGATGGGCGGGGAAGTATTCGAGGGTCAGATCATCGAGTTCGTCGGCGAGTTCCTGACACCGGAGGCCCAGGAGACGCTGGTCGAGGCGCTGACGGCCCAGGCGGGACGTGGCGGGGCGACCGTCGTCGGGTCCCTCGTACTGTTCTGGAGTGCATTGCGACTCTTCCGCGGACTCGACCGGGCGTTCTCGCAGGTGTATGGAACCAGCTACTCCTCGCTCGTAAGCGAGCTACTGACCGGCGCGGCGGTACTCGCCTCGATCGTTATCGGTGTCGCTGCAGTGACTATCGTAGGGACGGCGATCGGCCGACTTCCACTCGGACCCTTCGGGGCCGAGATCGCGACGGCCCTACTGCTCGTGACGTTGCTGGTGGTCTTTTTTCCACTCTACTTCGTCATGCCGGGCATGACGATCGCACCCCAGGAGGCGGTGCCCGGGACGGTCGTCGCTGCAATCGGCTGGATGCTGTTGGGGCAGGGGTTCCAGCTATACACGGCGTACGCCGCCGATTTCGCGGCGTACGGTATTCTGGGGGGCGTTTTACTCTTGCTCACCTGGCTGTACTTCGGCGCACTGATCGTAATGGTCGGTGCAGTCATCAACGCAGTGATGGCGGAGGACGTCGTCGAGGAACTGGTCGGACCGGACAAGCGCCAGCCCGACAATCGAGAGGAAACAGCTACCGGACAGGACCGGCAATTACAACGTGATGGGGTTCGACGTGACACACAATTGGAAGCGATGACCGACGACGAACCCACCGAAGATGACGAGGAGGATCGTGGCGTCGGAATGGCTGGCCCCGGACCCGAAGAGGCCGGCATCGACGCTGATAGCGACGAGGACGTGACGACCGGGACGGCTCCCAGAAGCGAGGTGCAGCGACTCAACCGCGAACTGGCAGAGCTCCGCGAACAGCTCGACGAGTTCGAAGACGATATCGAAGACCGGACAGTCGACCGGGACTCGGTCGAAAACGACCTCAAGCGTTACGTTCGGCGGCGGATCCGCCGGGGTCACGCGCGGGGGTGGGGTCCGTATCTCGTCTTGCTCTATGGGACAGCGATGACGATCGGCGCGTTCGTCTATCTGGATGGCGGGTGGGCGATCCTGGCGATGCTCGTCCTCTGGCTGTCGACGCTCGGACTCTACGTGCTCATGATGCTGGTGACGACCACGCTAAACGTGCTCGGGATTCCCGGTCGGCTCCGGAACGCGATCGGCGACTGGCGCTCCTAG
- a CDS encoding phosphatase PAP2 family protein: MTPWFSGVETVQGATPEWAALPFAGVTLLGDIWVFVVALTLAYWFTGRSEIAALFGVVLTALSAGLVLKLLFGLPRPATGPAVPVEAVASIAQPFYEHETTARLPGLPSGHTLGATVTWGALAALLDVWSTERRFVMASVAVVLVGLSRIVLGVHYPIDVLAGALLGVAILAIALPACRRLDDPATPLLGSAVVLGALAVVVTGDTAAANATGAAIGGLLAWQLIEAPAPLAGSVADVTLAVCGLAGIIGLGVGLGVLVGSPVGPYLGTAVIDSGVLAFPVALSARGDRQPIA; encoded by the coding sequence ATGACGCCGTGGTTTTCGGGAGTCGAGACGGTACAGGGGGCGACACCCGAATGGGCCGCGCTCCCGTTTGCAGGCGTGACGCTGCTGGGAGATATCTGGGTCTTCGTCGTGGCGCTGACGCTGGCATACTGGTTCACTGGGCGCAGTGAGATCGCTGCGCTGTTCGGCGTCGTGCTGACGGCGCTCTCTGCCGGACTGGTTCTGAAGCTGCTGTTCGGCCTCCCTCGGCCGGCCACTGGTCCAGCCGTCCCCGTCGAGGCGGTCGCGTCGATCGCACAGCCGTTTTACGAGCACGAAACGACAGCACGGCTACCGGGACTGCCGAGCGGGCACACCCTCGGAGCAACGGTGACGTGGGGCGCGCTCGCCGCGTTGCTGGATGTGTGGTCCACCGAGCGCCGCTTCGTGATGGCCAGCGTGGCAGTCGTCTTGGTGGGACTATCCCGGATCGTCCTCGGTGTCCACTACCCGATCGACGTGCTTGCCGGAGCCCTCCTGGGCGTCGCTATCCTCGCCATTGCGCTACCCGCGTGTCGACGCCTCGACGATCCGGCGACCCCACTGCTCGGGAGTGCGGTGGTGCTGGGAGCACTCGCAGTCGTCGTTACAGGCGATACTGCTGCCGCGAACGCGACCGGAGCAGCTATCGGTGGACTACTGGCCTGGCAGCTCATCGAAGCTCCAGCGCCGCTTGCAGGTAGCGTCGCTGATGTCACACTTGCCGTCTGTGGGCTGGCTGGCATCATCGGACTGGGCGTCGGCCTCGGCGTACTCGTTGGATCGCCTGTGGGGCCGTATCTCGGGACGGCAGTGATCGACAGCGGCGTACTGGCGTTTCCGGTCGCCCTCTCAGCGCGTGGAGATCGCCAGCCGATAGCCTGA
- a CDS encoding potassium channel family protein produces MKFVIVGYGRVGIRTARILSEEGHEVIVVDSDPEKIRRAQSDGFETIEGDGSEDSTLEQAALETVDAVGGLTGDLNANFAACMIGKHHGCRTVLRIDEDYRQDIYRKYADDVDEVVYPERLGAAGAKTALLGGDFNVVSDLTEKLQLSVFRIGEGASAVGKQIHDVGLPESARIYAHGREDESLTIPLPGTTLEVGDQVAVIVETESLDGVKQALSG; encoded by the coding sequence ATGAAGTTCGTTATCGTAGGCTACGGTCGTGTGGGCATCCGGACCGCACGCATCCTCAGCGAGGAGGGCCACGAAGTGATTGTCGTCGACAGCGACCCCGAGAAGATCCGTCGTGCCCAGTCGGACGGGTTCGAGACGATCGAGGGCGACGGAAGCGAGGACAGCACGCTGGAGCAGGCGGCCCTCGAAACGGTCGACGCGGTCGGCGGCCTGACAGGCGATCTCAACGCCAACTTCGCCGCCTGCATGATCGGCAAACATCACGGCTGTCGGACGGTTCTCCGGATCGACGAGGACTACCGCCAGGACATCTACCGGAAGTACGCCGACGATGTCGACGAAGTGGTCTACCCGGAGCGTCTCGGCGCAGCGGGCGCAAAGACCGCGCTACTCGGTGGCGACTTTAACGTCGTCTCCGATCTGACTGAAAAGCTTCAGCTATCGGTGTTCCGGATCGGCGAGGGTGCTAGCGCAGTCGGCAAGCAAATCCACGATGTCGGCCTTCCCGAAAGCGCACGGATCTACGCCCACGGCCGTGAAGACGAATCACTAACGATCCCGCTTCCCGGCACGACACTGGAGGTCGGCGATCAGGTCGCGGTCATCGTCGAGACCGAAAGCCTTGACGGAGTCAAACAGGCGCTGTCGGGCTGA
- a CDS encoding universal stress protein, producing MYDDILLPTIGSPGGERAVAEAIDLAELTGARLHILYVVEDDSRKGLSDGRWETIREALRSEARDVLAGVESEATAAGVEAITHVGEGRADEAITDYASENGIDAIVMGTHARTGVNKFLLGSVTENVIRRAEQPVLVVRLDED from the coding sequence ATGTACGACGATATCCTGCTTCCGACGATCGGTAGCCCCGGTGGCGAGCGCGCCGTCGCCGAAGCGATCGACCTTGCCGAACTCACCGGTGCCCGACTGCATATCCTCTACGTCGTCGAGGACGATTCCCGAAAGGGACTCTCCGATGGCCGCTGGGAGACCATCCGGGAGGCGCTCCGCTCGGAGGCCCGAGACGTCCTGGCGGGCGTCGAAAGTGAAGCGACTGCGGCAGGGGTCGAAGCTATTACCCATGTCGGCGAGGGGCGTGCGGACGAGGCGATTACCGACTACGCGAGCGAGAACGGAATCGATGCCATCGTGATGGGAACGCACGCCCGCACGGGAGTGAACAAGTTTTTGCTCGGCAGTGTCACCGAGAACGTGATCCGGCGGGCCGAACAACCGGTACTGGTCGTGCGCCTCGACGAGGACTGA